The proteins below are encoded in one region of bacterium:
- a CDS encoding GNVR domain-containing protein produces MDIEGFVDVLVKRWPVGVAVALASVVIGALIGVTLPPIYEAQALILVSRPPVQVGTPPDPTGPGLKIGEVLSQDLPAAAVVEFANSDGVIRTLTEDLQPPREIRERLVARLVPGTNLVELVVRGRDPKQTAVLGNAWARVVDAAGDAILQADANATHDFFATQVQDAAANLAGAQKALRDFDVTTPLGLLQARVNVITGQISNYESRLTDLGVSLRSQTATLAGINGQLLGQPKTLTLTKPVITDPFLMQAASEVTRHGVLESSTLALKSQELNPVYLQLDQARADAEIRILASQEEGAAIRQTISQLRDEIGGLRARLADGQLRRAALAGAANTASQTYSVLVERRNETHVASVVRGKSVRAIVDAVAPRAPVAPKKHVILVLSSLFGCMLGVLSMLVVEYSVTPRPRVTTVPGALKAEPRLET; encoded by the coding sequence TGATCGGTGTCACGCTGCCGCCGATCTACGAAGCCCAGGCGCTCATCCTCGTGAGCAGGCCTCCGGTGCAGGTGGGGACGCCTCCCGATCCGACGGGCCCGGGTCTCAAGATCGGCGAGGTCCTCAGCCAGGATCTGCCCGCCGCGGCCGTCGTCGAATTTGCCAATTCCGACGGCGTGATACGCACGCTCACCGAGGACCTTCAGCCCCCCAGGGAGATCCGCGAGCGACTTGTTGCCCGTCTCGTTCCTGGCACAAACTTGGTCGAACTGGTGGTCCGGGGGAGAGATCCGAAGCAGACCGCCGTGCTAGGAAACGCCTGGGCCCGCGTCGTCGACGCGGCGGGCGATGCGATCCTTCAAGCCGACGCGAATGCCACCCATGACTTCTTCGCGACGCAGGTGCAGGATGCGGCGGCGAATCTGGCGGGAGCGCAGAAGGCGCTCCGTGACTTTGACGTGACGACTCCGCTCGGCTTGCTCCAGGCTCGGGTCAACGTGATTACGGGTCAAATCTCGAACTATGAGTCCCGCCTGACGGATCTCGGGGTGTCGTTGCGGAGTCAAACGGCGACCCTCGCGGGGATCAACGGGCAGTTGCTGGGTCAGCCCAAGACCCTCACCCTGACGAAGCCTGTGATCACCGACCCGTTCTTGATGCAGGCGGCCAGCGAGGTGACTCGACACGGAGTGCTCGAATCCAGCACGCTTGCCCTCAAGAGCCAGGAACTCAATCCGGTGTATCTTCAGCTGGATCAGGCGCGAGCAGACGCGGAGATTCGGATCTTGGCTTCCCAGGAGGAAGGCGCCGCGATCCGGCAGACCATCAGCCAGTTACGGGACGAGATTGGTGGTTTGCGCGCGCGATTGGCCGACGGACAGCTTCGGCGCGCGGCCCTGGCCGGCGCGGCCAACACGGCGAGTCAAACGTACAGCGTTCTCGTGGAGCGCCGGAATGAGACTCACGTCGCCTCCGTTGTGCGAGGGAAGTCCGTCCGCGCCATTGTCGATGCGGTGGCGCCAAGGGCGCCGGTGGCGCCAAAGAAGCACGTGATCCTCGTTCTGTCGTCGTTATTCGGATGCATGCTGGGTGTGCTCTCGATGTTGGTGGTGGAGTATTCCGTCACGCCTCGGCCTCGGGTAACAACAGTTCCCGGCGCGCTGAAGGCTGAGCCCCGCTTGGAAACGTAG
- a CDS encoding nucleotide sugar dehydrogenase, with amino-acid sequence MDNARLRVAVIGLWHLGCVAAACLAKLGHAVVGVETSPRRLEELRAGRAPLREPGLDELLTAGLAAGTLRFSGDLEEAVREADVGYIAYDTPVNSEDEADPSIVREAAQRVGNGLPSGALLLVQSQVPVGSCELIRAALEAARPGQVLVACVPENIRLGQAIERYLTPDMLVVGARDGAAYETVDRVFARVDAPRVRTDFATAETIKHAINAFLATSISYVNEMANLAQLEGVDLDALLAALRLERRVGPHVPLTPGMGFAGGTLARDIKALQALGGRHGYVPHLFDAVLRVNDDQKTLPVRWLQQAYGALEGRRVGVLGLTYKVGTSTLRRSGAVEVIRRLVASGAAVAAADPQADPTEIADLPPFEFSRDPYLAAAGADALVVVTPWPQFEALDYARILSEMRHPFVLDMARMLDRRRLEALGFAYIGVGTGPVPRTAAP; translated from the coding sequence ATGGACAACGCGCGGCTGCGGGTCGCCGTGATCGGTCTATGGCACCTGGGTTGCGTGGCTGCGGCGTGCCTCGCGAAGCTCGGGCATGCGGTCGTTGGAGTCGAGACAAGCCCCCGTCGTCTCGAGGAACTGCGTGCAGGACGCGCGCCGCTGCGCGAGCCCGGCCTGGATGAATTGCTGACCGCGGGTCTCGCTGCTGGCACTCTGCGGTTCTCGGGAGATCTGGAGGAAGCGGTTCGAGAAGCTGACGTCGGGTACATTGCGTACGACACGCCTGTCAACTCTGAGGACGAGGCCGATCCTTCGATCGTCCGAGAAGCAGCGCAGCGGGTCGGCAACGGGCTGCCGTCCGGCGCGCTGTTGTTGGTGCAGAGCCAGGTCCCGGTCGGCAGCTGCGAGTTGATCCGCGCCGCACTTGAGGCCGCACGGCCGGGGCAGGTTCTCGTCGCCTGCGTGCCGGAGAATATCCGGCTCGGGCAGGCGATCGAGCGCTACCTGACGCCCGACATGCTCGTCGTGGGCGCCCGCGACGGCGCCGCCTACGAGACCGTGGATCGGGTGTTCGCCCGCGTCGACGCACCACGCGTCCGGACAGACTTCGCGACTGCGGAGACGATCAAACACGCAATCAACGCGTTTCTGGCAACGTCCATCAGCTACGTGAACGAGATGGCCAATCTCGCCCAACTTGAGGGCGTTGATCTCGATGCGCTCCTGGCGGCGCTCAGGCTCGAGCGCCGGGTCGGTCCGCACGTGCCGTTGACGCCGGGGATGGGCTTTGCCGGCGGGACGCTGGCGCGCGACATCAAGGCGCTTCAGGCGTTGGGCGGCCGGCATGGGTACGTCCCTCATTTGTTCGACGCCGTGCTGCGCGTCAACGACGATCAGAAGACACTTCCGGTTCGGTGGCTACAGCAGGCGTATGGGGCGCTTGAGGGACGCCGCGTCGGTGTGCTGGGTCTCACGTACAAAGTCGGCACGAGCACGCTGCGGCGTTCCGGCGCCGTGGAAGTGATTCGCCGCTTGGTTGCCTCCGGCGCAGCGGTGGCCGCCGCCGACCCGCAGGCGGATCCGACGGAGATCGCCGACCTGCCGCCGTTTGAGTTCAGCCGGGATCCGTACCTGGCGGCGGCCGGTGCGGACGCGTTGGTGGTGGTCACGCCATGGCCGCAGTTCGAGGCGCTGGACTACGCGAGAATCCTCTCCGAGATGCGCCACCCGTTCGTGCTCGACATGGCGCGCATGTTGGATCGGCGACGCCTCGAAGCGCTCGGGTTCGCCTACATTGGGGTAGGAACGGGTCCGGTTCCACGAACGGCCGCACCGTAA
- a CDS encoding class I SAM-dependent methyltransferase — MAEYWNARPCNIRHSPRDVGTREYFDEVEARKYLVEPHIPRFAEFPRWQGKRVLEIGCGIGTDTINFARHGARVTAVDLSERSVEIARQRAHVYGLERQITFHVANAETLTGVVPIEPYDLVYSFGVLHHTPHPPRAIEQIRRYMRPGSTLKIMVYHRRSSKVMGILVRHGKGRVWDLPRVVARYSEAQTGCPVTYTYLPREMPSLLRGLRIREMWVDHIFPYRFPDYTEYRYTRVWYYRVLPAPMFRWLERHFGWHLCVTAEA, encoded by the coding sequence GTGGCCGAGTACTGGAACGCGCGACCGTGCAATATCCGGCATTCGCCGCGCGATGTAGGAACGCGCGAGTACTTCGATGAGGTTGAGGCCCGGAAGTACCTCGTCGAGCCTCACATCCCCCGATTTGCGGAGTTCCCGCGCTGGCAAGGGAAGCGCGTCCTGGAGATCGGCTGCGGGATCGGCACCGACACGATCAACTTCGCGCGCCACGGCGCGCGCGTGACTGCGGTGGATCTGTCTGAGCGATCGGTGGAGATCGCCCGGCAGCGCGCGCACGTGTACGGCCTCGAGCGGCAGATCACGTTTCACGTCGCGAACGCGGAAACGTTGACCGGAGTGGTGCCCATTGAACCGTACGACTTGGTCTACTCGTTCGGCGTGCTCCACCACACGCCCCATCCGCCTCGTGCGATCGAGCAGATTCGCCGGTACATGCGGCCGGGGAGCACGCTGAAGATCATGGTATACCATCGGCGGTCTTCGAAGGTGATGGGAATTCTCGTGCGCCATGGAAAGGGCCGCGTGTGGGACCTGCCGCGCGTCGTGGCTAGATACTCGGAGGCCCAGACGGGGTGCCCGGTGACGTACACGTATCTTCCCCGGGAGATGCCGTCGTTGCTGCGCGGACTTCGCATCCGGGAGATGTGGGTCGACCACATCTTCCCATATCGGTTTCCCGACTACACCGAATACCGGTACACGCGCGTGTGGTACTATCGCGTCCTGCCGGCGCCGATGTTCCGGTGGTTGGAGCGCCACTTCGGCTGGCATCTGTGCGTGACGGCGGAGGCATGA